Genomic window (Bacteroidales bacterium):
TTCAATATACGGGTTTGTCATAGACCAGAAGGCTGGTGATTGATAGGTAAGAATTGTTTTAAACGTCATCGCTTTTTGTCATTACCAGCTTACCGTGCCTGATCCCTTTTAAAGAGATCAATCTGTCCGAGAGTTCGGTCAATCGTTGAGCCTTTCCTTTTACGGCAATAATTTCGAGACAGGTCTCATGGGATAAATGGAAGTGCTGTACAGCGAGTATTTCCTGATAATATTCATGCTGTAAGTCGGCAAGTTTATTTCCCAATAGAT
Coding sequences:
- a CDS encoding nickel-responsive transcriptional regulator NikR, with the protein product LLGNKLADLQHEYYQEILAVQHFHLSHETCLEIIAVKGKAQRLTELSDRLISLKGIRHGKLVMTKSDDV